TGATCTACTACCATTTTGAGGTGTTCGAATTTAGATAGTTCAAAGGCGCTTCAACCGATTACATTTTTCAATTGGAAGTCTTCTTCTGTTCGTCGCTAAAATCTTGTAATTACTATTGAAGTCTTTTGTTCGTCATGATGTCTACGAACAAAAGGTTAAGTACGAATTCTAGAATATTTTCCATACTAGTTAGCTAGGTTTTTTTTACAGAAATGTTAAACCAGAGTTTGTCCTTAAAATGGTACCTTAGGAGATGTACTCTTATCCAGTTGTTGTAGGGTTTTAACACTTAAGTACAGGCTTAAACTGCAACCATGAGATTTGCTCATACACATAAATGTCTAAACAAATGAAAGCAATAATTTTTCCTTCCACTTAGGGAGAATCGTGTCAGGCCAGATATAAGTGTGGAACCAACCCGTATACCGAGCCTACTACCTTGGTGTCACCAACAACCTATATTTAGAGAGAGAAAATCTGGTCAAAAGGATCCTACCTCAATGCTGATCATAACCCAATTATTACTAAGAAAATTATAAGATAAGCTTTGGAGCTCTGATTTCGTAAATTACTCATTGATAGATagagaaacaaaaaatccagttacGTCAAATCGACCAGTTGGTTTCTCACTGGTCCCTTGTGTCATTTTTTCACTAAATAGATAATTAATCATGTCAAGTTGGTAAGATACATCCATTTATTACTCTGTTTTAGCCTCTGTTTTGAGGCCTAAACATCATCTCAGCTTCTTTGTTTGTACTTGTACAGTGGTACACCTTCACATGCGGTACTTGACAGGTTTAGCAAAGATTAGTTTTTGAGAAAGTGACTTCATATCCACAAGTTGAGCCGCAGACAGATTGAGAAATTTTGTGTGATTGTAGGGAAAATGGTACCACCACTAAACACAAGTTGGGTTGCAGACAGTGAGAGGAAGATTTGATTTGAAATTTAATTTTATGAGCAAAGCCATGTGCAAGCATAAATTTGCATGTAGGTCCAAAACCTTACCAGATTATGGCTCTTCTAAACCTCAAAGTCGACAATCCAACGAATTTCTATAAATACCCACAAACTCCAAGCAATCATATCcatcttcaaattcttcaatTACATCTTTCAGCACTCATCACAAGCAAAACTTTCGTTGTTGATCATTAATCTCTTTGCCAAAATGGGTCTTATGCGATCAATGGTTTCACAGtcaaagcaaattctcaaactacACTCTCTCAAAAACCAATCATCATCAGTAGTTCCTAAAGGACACTGTGCTGTTTACGTTGGAGAAACCGAGAAGAAGAGGTTTATTGTTCCTCTATCTTACTTGAACCATCCTTCGTTCCAAAACTTGCTAAGTTGTGCAGAAGAAGAGTTTGGGTTCGATCATCCAATGGGAGGACTTACAATTCCTTGCAATGAAGACGCTTTCATTGATCTGACTTCTGAATTGAATTCTTGTTGAGAATTTAGATAACCAGATAGCAGTAGCTTAATTGTAGACAATTTTTTAGCAAAGGGTTGTATTCCGATCCATGTAACATATACTTTTTTTCTTGGGAAGAGTATAATTGAAATACTCTCCCATTGAAAGTACCGATTAATACAAAATTCTCTCATTTCGATAATCCTCAATTTTGTTGGGATGAACATGAACCTACAATATTATCCTGTAACGGTAGAGTCTACTAAGGTAACGTAACCTTACAAGGGAAATTGAGCTTCTGTTATTTTGCCGTTAAAAATTGTACAATAAGTTTATTCCCAAGGTGGTGATGACTTAATCAGATCAAAAATAATGGGTGTCAGAAAGTAACAGAGAAAACTTGGGAAAGTTCACTTGTCAGGACTTCGGGTACGTAGGTAAACGTGACTGGCACAAATTTGCACGAATCTCTCTGATTTTTTTCAGACAAAATCAGCACAGATTTTTTTAGGGCCTTGCAGGGAAAATGATGAGCTGAGATCATAAATCATTTGGAAATGTGGGCATAATAATGGATTCTAGAGATAAGCTAACAGTAGTTACAGTACCAACGGAATGCAAATGTCATTTCCggtatttcttcttttttgttgccAACtcgcaaaaaaaaaagtgaatagaTGTAATCCCTTTTGAATGCATTAAGCAATTTTGCGATCATTTTTTTTGAAGTGCCACAATTCATACTATTGGATTATAACATTCACCTCGGTGATAAAGTAGCTTGCACATGGCATGCACCCTAGCAAGACTCCAGGAGTTCTAGGGTGTTTTTGTTACTAACGGAATTTTAAAGTGTTCTAGAATGAGTAAGTAAATGTGAAATTCACTTGCGCCATAAGGTTTACAGATGTATATTCACCTAGCCGATGTAAGAGTTAACAATGAAACAAAAAAATCTGGATTTAATGCAGT
This is a stretch of genomic DNA from Papaver somniferum cultivar HN1 chromosome 1, ASM357369v1, whole genome shotgun sequence. It encodes these proteins:
- the LOC113289941 gene encoding auxin-responsive protein SAUR21-like, producing the protein MGLMRSMVSQSKQILKLHSLKNQSSSVVPKGHCAVYVGETEKKRFIVPLSYLNHPSFQNLLSCAEEEFGFDHPMGGLTIPCNEDAFIDLTSELNSC